The Candidatus Tisiphia endosymbiont of Dascillus cervinus genome contains the following window.
ACCATAGCATGTTTACCAGTCTTGGTCGCTTGGAAAATGGCTTTTTGTATTTCAGTCATTATCTGATTACGTTCTATATTACAATTTGCCGTCAATAATATGGAGTTGTTACTTAAAGCCTGACTTGCTGCATTACCAACATTACCGGCTATCCTCTCTTCTAACCCATCTAGGGCGTTTTCTCTTATCCCTTCACTTACCCAGTCAACTGTTTTCTCAATTGCCATGACGGTCGCGAATTGTATCGCTGATGTTTTAGCTAGTTGTGCAATAAGTTGACTTGTTGAAATATCTTTTACTATTTCTGTTGTTCCTGCTGTTCCTACTTTTGTTCCTACGGTTGTAGCTGTTTCTGTCGCTCCTACTGTTCCAGCAGTTCTAGCGGTTGTAGTAGCAGGTGCTAGTTTATTAAAGCCAACCTGTGCACCAATAATCGCATAGCTAATTGCTTTTCCTAGAAAATAAGATTCTAGATTGATCGACTCACCTTTATGGACACTCATTGCTACCTTATAAGCATCCATTAATCCTTCAGTAAAAATACCAACACCAAGCGTTGTACCGCCACCCAATGTCCCAACAGTAATAAGCACCCCTACTGCCATTTGAGCAATAGCACAAACGGCAACTAAGATAGTGTCTTGCCAATTCTGCCGTGGCTTATATGTTTCTAGCTCAAACACACCACTAATGCCTAAGAAATCTATCTCCAATATGTCGCTTTTATGCAGCTTAGGAGCAAGAGTTTTTTTGTCAATATGACCTTTAACCCTTACTTCCTCTTTACCAAATTCACTAATTAGCTTATGGCTGATTGTATATGATCAAGAAAAGTTTTAAAGAAACCTATTTTTGTGGTAATTTGCTGAAGTAGTTCATTATCAGAACCAGTCGTATTCGCTACTGATACACTCATAGCGGTTAGATATGACAATATATCAGATAATCTATTACCTGCTTCTAATAATGACTCTATTGCCTTGTTTTTATAGTTTTTCTCATCTTTAGGACCTATATCAAGCCAACATTTAGCTGCATAGTAATGGGCAGGAAAATTATAAATATCATCTATGGAAGTAGCTTTACTGAGTGCTACAAGAACAGTCCAAGGATTACTAATACCAAAATGTTGCAGTACTGCATAACTAGGGTTGCTATAAGTACCAGCTTGATACTTGCCCTTGCTAGACGCTATAAACGATTCTATACTACCGTCTTCTTTATGGGTTTTAAACCATAAGCCAAAATCCTCGATAAATTGCTTAATTTTAGGGTCGTGGGCTGTTCTTTCCCCTCTATCCCCAGCAAATTCTAAATAGCTAGCTGTAAACTTTTGGTATAATGTATCATCCGCAAGCAAACTAGGTATTTTTTGTTCTATATTATAGGTAATCTGCTGGCTCTCTTGACTATCACGTTGTTTTTTTATGTTAATTATTTCCTCATCACTAACCCCAAATTCTTGGTAATTATCATAGTCTGGGATGTACGCTATAATCTGATAACTACCGCTATTACCCTGCCTGCTAGTACGCCCCTTTATTTGTGCTTCATCTCTTGCATTTTTGGCAATAAAAGTAGATATCACATGTAATCCGCCATTTGCTTCTACTTCCCCGCTGGTTCTAATGTCAGTTCCTCTACCAGCCAAATTAGTAGCAACTATAATAGTTCCTGGCTGTACTAGTTGCTCTATATCCGAGTTATATAATTTCTCTTCACTTCTAGAGTAATTGATAGTTTTAGCTTTATTACCACATTTATCTTTTAAAGCCTGACACAAATAGTCTGCATCTTTAATATTTTCACAAACTATCAGCACCGCTCTGTTATGTAATACGGCTTCTTGGTAGCTACTGTCGCATACTGTTTCTCTTAGAGCTTCTAAGGTAGGTTCAGATATTGCTGGTAATTCTATAACTTGTTTATCCTTATAAGTTGGAACAAAGGCAAGTTCTACCCCATAGATAGCTTTTAAAAATTCCTGTGAGCTATCAGAACCAAGAGTACCAGTCATCCCTAGAACCTTGTTATATTTTAGGAAATAAGCAATATTAGTGACAAAAAAAGTGGTTAATCCTTCCGGAGAAATGCGGCAATTATGTTTTATTTGTAAAAATTGGTGCAAGCCATCCTGCCATACCATATTTTCTTGTGTTACTCCAGTGCTATTGTCTACGGGGTTAATTACCTTATAGCCATCCTCATGAATATTAATTACATAATCTTTATCCAATTGAAGATTTATAGCCCTTACTAAACTTGCTGCCCATTTGCCTGCTTGAAACATAGCATAATCCTTTAGATGCTTAGGCACCAGCGATCCATTGATAATTCTCTCTATTATCTCCTGAGCTTTTTCTGTAGCAAAACTTTCTTCAAAATTCATAGGAAGAGTGGTCATAGGGAGAATGACCTTCTGAAAATTGTCCCAAGCTATGGTTAGGATAGGTAGTAGATATTCCATCAGTGGAATAGGCGTCGTTTGTTTAGCAATATGATTGCTGCTATCTACCAGCATACTATCTACTTCGTCTACTATAGCTACCGCAAAATCTCTATCACCACGTCTTTCCCCTTGAAAACTAGTGTTACTCAGAAAGTCAGCTTGAAAGCTTAAAGCATCTCCGTATACTATATCGCAAGAATAGCAAGCTTTTTGCCCAGTACAGCCAGGTTTTGCAATATTAATACCCAAAACTTACGCTATGTAAGGTTCTAAATAGCGTAAAGAGGGTGAACGTAACTGCTGTTGCATATAATGATCTAAAAGCCCTAACTTTATTTGATAAACCGTCTTACCTATTTTGTGTGCAGTTCTTTTTAGAAAAGCCCACACTAAAAATGCACAACTAATGTGATTACGCTGGATGCGTTGTTTTCTGCATTGGCATCGTTCTATACCGGTAAGTTGCTTGATTTCTCTATGCATGCTCTCAATTACCCAACGAAAGCCACACTCATCTTGTACGGCTTTAGAAGATTTTTGAGTTTTGTTATTGGTAACAATATAATCAACTCTGTTGGTAGAAACAGTAAGTTTAAACAAATTAACATGCTTATCTTTTGCAAAGCCCTTTATATGAATCTCCACTCCGCTCTTAATTTCCTCATCTGAAAACGTTAACTTGCTAACAGCTTTATAAGGCTTAGAAGAGGAAGTTTTAGTAACGTTTCTATTTGCTTTAATAGGAGCATAATAATATTTACCCAAGGAATCAACATGTTGCATAATTTTATGCGTAGCATACCATGTGTCAAAAAGCACAGTTTGAAAAGGAATCTTTTTGCTATACACAGCATTATTTAACATATTTAATAGGTGTTCTACTTTTGTCGCTCCATCATGTTCGGGCGAAAAAATTCGGTAATCTATTACCCAAAACTTATTAATATCCGGATTATAATATACCAAACTTACTACTCCTATACCAGTAGTAATACCACCTGTAGCCCCACTGTACTGTGATCTAGCAATTTCTATTTTCTTGGTATTTCTTTTATTTAACACCGTATCATCAAATATTGTATATCCGTTAGGCGATAAAATAACATCATCCTTAATATGTTCCCATAACAAAGAAGGTGTATATTTTTCATTTTTTAAAAATCTATTAATAACATCATGGCTACATTTTTTGGCATGTTCAGCATAGTAGGTCAAACTATAATTCTTTTGACTCACTATTAGAAATTGACAGTAATCTGTCCTATTAACTGGTATTGCTTGCAATTTTATCCTCTTGGCATTTGTAAATTATACTCAACATAATGTACCATTTTTTTTTCTCATAGCGTAAGTTTTGATATTATTTAATTGGTAGAGGAATGGTTAGATGGTAATAGTAATGCCTATGGAAATAATTAGGTAAAAATAATGCATTGGCATGATGTTGACGAAATTGCTATAAGTTTAGAAAAAAATTATTCCGATGAGGATATATCTGAATTAACACTAAAAGATCTTGAGGACTTAATAAAATCATTAAGTGATTTTGATGACCACGAAATTGAAACAAATAAAGAAGTGTTAAAAGAAATTCTCGAAGCTTGGAAAGAGATTAAAGATAGTAATTTTGAAGATTAATATATACTCTTTTGCTTTGAAGGAGAGCTATCACAAATACTTGCGGAGAATGTACGTACTTGTACCTAATGTAGTTCATCTATAGCTAACCTAAAGTAAGGTCTATCTAAGATACTCTAATAGATAGACCTTACTTTAGGTTAGCTATAGAATCTAAATAATTTACAGAAATAACTTGATTTTTTTGGGGAGATAGGGCATTATCTGCGTTAAATTGAAAGAAGGGGCGGTTAGCTCAGTTGGTAGAGCATCCCGTTTACACCGGGACGGTCGGGAGTTCAAGTCTCTCATCGCCCACCATATATCTCTCGGATTTCAGGATTTTTATCATTGCAATAAAAAGTCTGTATTCCCGTCGCATGCCGTTTTTTCACTAAAGTTGCTGGAATACGACCACCAAAAAACTCTCTCTTTAACTAGTTTTTTGAGGGAGAAATTATTACAAAAGTGTTAAAATGCACACCTAGTCTGCTTACCCCTTGTTTGTTACCCCCATCATGTTAGATATTTATTATATAGTTTTTATTTTTAACGTTTTTGATATATACCTAGTAATATTGGTTCTTAGAAGATAATAATTTTATGATAAGAAAAGTAATTATATTTACTGTTATTGCTATTTCGTTGTTAGTATGTACTATATTAGTTGAGGTAAACTTTGTTGATTATACTTCTGCCAGTAATAGTCTTGTTAATGAATTAAAAATTTCTCCTCAGAATCTAAAAAAA
Protein-coding sequences here:
- a CDS encoding transposase, whose protein sequence is MSQKNYSLTYYAEHAKKCSHDVINRFLKNEKYTPSLLWEHIKDDVILSPNGYTIFDDTVLNKRNTKKIEIARSQYSGATGGITTGIGVVSLVYYNPDINKFWVIDYRIFSPEHDGATKVEHLLNMLNNAVYSKKIPFQTVLFDTWYATHKIMQHVDSLGKYYYAPIKANRNVTKTSSSKPYKAVSKLTFSDEEIKSGVEIHIKGFAKDKHVNLFKLTVSTNRVDYIVTNNKTQKSSKAVQDECGFRWVIESMHREIKQLTGIERCQCRKQRIQRNHISCAFLVWAFLKRTAHKIGKTVYQIKLGLLDHYMQQQLRSPSLRYLEPYIA
- the iscX gene encoding Fe-S cluster assembly protein IscX codes for the protein MHWHDVDEIAISLEKNYSDEDISELTLKDLEDLIKSLSDFDDHEIETNKEVLKEILEAWKEIKDSNFED